The uncultured Methanomethylovorans sp. genome contains a region encoding:
- a CDS encoding cation-translocating P-type ATPase → METTFDPENITGLSEVEATGILQKEGYNELPSQKKQSLFSILLNVLKEPMLLLLLGAGLIYLFLGEVKDALILLLFVFVVMGITFNQERKTERALDALRDLSSPRALVIRDGEQKRIPGREVVKGDILILREGDRIPTDGFVLSCTNLLVDESLLTGESLAVRKSESSSLSQSMLPLQPGGDDTPFVYSGTLVIQGQGIAQVSGTGINTEMGKIGKALGTIAEEDSLLKKETALIIKNFAIFGGILCIFIVVVYGLTRGDWLHGLLAGLSLSMALLPEEFSVVLLVFLSMGAWRLSKRNVLVRRMPAIETLGSSTVLCVDKTGTLTQNKMILSSIYSGNESCEIDKNEGLPEKFHELLEFGYLASLQDPFDPLEKEIKKITEKFLPDHENIHREWKLIREYPLSKNLLALSNVWESNDYRKNVVATKGAPEAIFDLCHLNEAEKEKLLSQVQNMADKGLRLLGVAKASFQDDSLPEKQHDFEYEFIGLLGFVDPVRPSVAQSVKECYTAGIRVIMITGDYPGTAQHIARQIGLKDPEKYITGTELSKMSEHELAEKIKKTNIFARVVPEQKLAIVNALKLNGEVVAMTGDGVNDAPALKSAHIGIAMGERGTDVARESASIVLLNDDFLSIVAAVRLGRRIFDNLKKAIGYIFSVHMPIAGLALFPILFNLPLVLLPAHIAFLELIIDPACSTVFEAEPEEKNIMNRPPRNLQERMFGRKNLALSLIQGISMLAGVIAVFLYALYMGKSEVDARTLTFATLVISNLTLIVANLSWSQSIIKTLKSENKALRYVLAGALSGLLLVIYVPALRSQFRFSLLHGDDLLIVFVVGILSIAWLRLLKSQIGNNI, encoded by the coding sequence TCTTTTAGGCGCAGGTCTGATTTATCTGTTCCTGGGGGAAGTAAAAGATGCTCTGATACTGCTATTGTTCGTTTTTGTAGTCATGGGTATAACGTTTAACCAGGAGAGAAAGACTGAAAGAGCATTAGATGCTTTGAGAGATCTCTCAAGCCCAAGGGCTCTTGTGATAAGAGACGGGGAACAGAAGAGAATTCCAGGGCGGGAAGTCGTTAAAGGCGATATTCTGATTTTAAGAGAGGGAGACCGTATCCCAACAGATGGGTTTGTCCTTTCCTGTACGAATCTTCTGGTAGACGAATCTCTGCTCACAGGCGAATCCCTTGCAGTAAGAAAATCAGAATCTAGCAGCTTAAGCCAGTCTATGCTGCCTTTGCAGCCCGGAGGAGATGACACTCCATTTGTGTATTCCGGGACACTGGTAATTCAAGGTCAAGGAATAGCTCAGGTAAGTGGAACAGGAATAAATACTGAAATGGGCAAAATCGGAAAAGCTCTGGGGACGATTGCCGAAGAAGATTCTCTGCTTAAGAAAGAAACTGCCTTGATTATAAAGAATTTTGCTATTTTTGGAGGAATACTCTGCATCTTTATAGTAGTGGTCTATGGCTTAACCAGAGGAGATTGGCTACACGGCTTGCTGGCAGGCCTGAGTTTGAGCATGGCACTTCTCCCCGAAGAATTCTCAGTAGTTTTGCTGGTATTCCTGAGTATGGGTGCCTGGCGCCTGTCCAAGAGGAATGTTCTGGTACGGCGTATGCCAGCTATTGAGACTCTTGGCTCTTCAACCGTTCTGTGCGTGGATAAAACTGGGACTCTTACACAGAACAAAATGATCTTAAGCTCCATATATTCAGGAAATGAATCTTGTGAGATCGATAAAAATGAGGGCCTGCCTGAGAAGTTCCATGAGCTGCTTGAATTTGGCTATCTGGCAAGTTTGCAGGATCCCTTTGACCCACTTGAGAAAGAGATTAAGAAGATAACTGAGAAATTCCTTCCAGATCATGAGAATATACATCGTGAATGGAAACTTATCCGGGAGTATCCCCTTTCTAAAAACTTACTTGCACTCTCAAACGTGTGGGAATCCAATGATTATCGGAAAAACGTTGTCGCTACAAAAGGCGCACCTGAAGCTATTTTCGATTTATGTCATCTCAATGAAGCCGAAAAAGAGAAGTTGTTATCCCAAGTCCAGAATATGGCAGACAAAGGGTTGAGGCTTCTTGGTGTAGCTAAAGCCAGTTTTCAGGATGACTCTTTACCTGAAAAACAGCACGATTTCGAATATGAATTTATAGGATTGCTTGGTTTTGTCGACCCTGTCCGGCCATCGGTTGCCCAATCAGTAAAGGAATGCTATACAGCCGGAATAAGAGTCATTATGATTACGGGAGACTATCCCGGTACAGCCCAGCATATCGCAAGACAGATCGGCTTAAAAGATCCAGAGAAATACATTACTGGTACAGAGCTTTCCAAAATGAGTGAGCACGAGCTTGCAGAGAAAATCAAAAAGACAAATATTTTCGCTAGGGTTGTGCCTGAACAAAAACTGGCAATTGTAAACGCTTTGAAATTAAACGGGGAAGTTGTTGCGATGACAGGAGATGGGGTTAACGATGCGCCTGCCTTAAAATCAGCTCACATTGGAATTGCAATGGGAGAAAGGGGCACGGATGTAGCTCGTGAATCTGCATCGATTGTTCTTCTAAATGATGATTTCTTGTCAATAGTTGCAGCCGTCAGGCTTGGAAGGCGGATTTTCGATAACCTCAAGAAAGCAATAGGTTACATATTTTCAGTCCATATGCCTATTGCAGGACTAGCCCTGTTCCCTATATTATTTAACTTACCTCTGGTTCTTTTGCCTGCACACATAGCATTTCTGGAATTGATAATTGATCCTGCCTGTTCAACAGTCTTTGAGGCTGAACCTGAAGAGAAAAACATAATGAACAGACCACCTCGAAACTTGCAGGAAAGAATGTTCGGAAGAAAAAATCTGGCCCTTAGTTTGATACAGGGAATAAGCATGCTTGCAGGAGTAATTGCTGTTTTCCTGTATGCGTTATATATGGGCAAAAGTGAAGTAGATGCGCGTACACTTACATTTGCTACGCTGGTAATTTCCAATCTTACTTTAATCGTAGCAAATCTTTCTTGGTCACAGAGCATAATCAAAACCCTAAAATCGGAAAACAAAGCATTGAGATATGTGCTCGCAGGAGCGCTTTCAGGGCTTCTTCTGGTTATATATGTGCCGGCTTTAAGAAGTCAGTTCCGTTTCTCACTGCTGCATGGTGATGATTTGTTGATCGTATTTGTTGTGGGAATTCTAAGCATTGCGTGGCTCAGATTACTCAAGAGCCAAATAGGAAATAATATCTGA